The nucleotide window AATATTCCGCTTTACATACTCCCCCGTTACGAAGCAGATGATATTGTCGGCACAGCAGTTCGCAAAGCCGAAGAACATGGTTTAGAATCTTTTGCAGTAACTCCCGATAAAGATTATGTGCAGCTTGTAACCGACAAAGTTAAAATTGTCAAACCGGGAAAGTCTTCCGAAGAAAATATTATTCTTGATAAACAAAAAGTAATAGACCTGTATGGTTTCGAACCGGCACTTATGATAGATTACCTCGCACTTATTGGCGACACATCCGATGATATTCCCGGAGTAAAAGGTATCGGTGAAAAATCTGCCACTCCCCTCATTCAAAAGTTCGGCACGATTGAAAATATTTATCAGCACATTGAAGAAATTGAAAAGCCTGCCATTAAGAAAAAACTTATCGAAGGAAAAGAAAATGCCTTCCTTTCAAAAGACCTTGCAACGATTCATTGTCAGGTTCCGATTGAAATTGATTTTGAAAAAGCTAAATTTGAAAACCCCGACTTCGACAAGCTTCGCGAAATTTTTGTTGACCTCGAATTTAAGAATCTTTACAACAGGTTACTTAAACTTTATGATGCTTCAAAAGAAAATGAAAAACCGATTGAAACTATCTCGCCTGATCTTAAAACAATCAATCGTGACAAAACTAAATATCAACTCATCACTTCAATCAATGAAGCAAAAAATCTTTTCTTTAAATTAAACTCAACTGAACTTTTTGTTTTCGATACTGAGACGGACGGATTAGATCCATTTCAATTAAAACTGGCAGGAGTTTCTTTTTCCACCAAACCCGGTGAAGGATATTTTATCGCTGTCAATCCTTTCGAAGGTGGAAGTGATTTATTCAATCCCATAAATGATGAACGACTTTCAATAAAAGATTTTGTAAAAATCTTTAAACCTCTTTTAGAGAATTCATACATAAAAAAAGTTTGTCAGAATGGTAAATATGATATTTCTGTAATGCGAAGCATCGGAATTGAAGTAAATAATTTTTACTTCGACACAATGCTCGCAAGCTACATAATTGATCCCGATCAAAAACATGGAATGGATGAACTTGCTCAAAAATATCTCGATTATCAACCCATTCCTCTTAGCGATTTAATCGGTGTGAAAAAAGATCCAGCAAAAATATTTGAGGAAGAAGCTGAAAAACTTGGTGAGTATTCTGCTGAAGATGCTGATGTAACATTCCGACTATTCGATATTTTAAAGAAGGAACTTGAAAAAGAAAACCTGATAAAAGTTGCATATCAAGTTGAGTTCCCTCTTGTCCCCGTCCTCGAAGAAATGGAATTCAATGGAATCAAAGTAGATGAAAAAGTTCTGAATGAATTAAGTAAAGACTTATCAATATTAATGGATAATTACTCAGCCGAAATATTTCGGTTAAGCGGCAGTAAATTCAACATCAATTCTCCGAAACAATTACAGGAAATTTTATTCAACAAACTTCAATTGGCAAAAGGAAGAAAAACTAAAACAGGCTTTTCAACTGATGCTCGTTCTTTAGAATTTCTTCGCGGTGAACATGAAATTATTGATGTACTTTTGAACTACAGGCAAGTTTCAAAATTAAAATCAACCTACGCCGATTCACTTCCTAATCTTATCAATCCTAAAACCGGCAGAATACATACAAGCTACAATCAGACAGTTGCCTCAACAGGAAGGCTTTCAAGCATTGATCCGAATCTCCAAAACATTCCAATACGTTCTGAACTTGGCAAAGAAATTAGAAAGGCTTTTATTCCTCGGGATAAAAATTTTACTTTACTCAGTGCCGATTACAGTCAGATTGAATTAAGAATCCTTGCCGCAATTTGTAAGGATGAAGGTTTGATGAATGCTTTTAAAAATGGAGAGGATATTCATCGAAGCACAGCAGCACTCGTATTTATGGTTCCGCTACAGGATGTTACTCCCGATATGCGCCGCAAAGCTAAAGAAGTAAATTTCGGAATACTTTACGGAATCGGTCCTTTTGGATTGAAGACAAGGCTGGGGGTTACTCAACAGCATGCAAAAGAAATTATTGAAACTTACTTCAACACTTTTAAGCGTGTTAAAAATTATATGGATGATTCGGTTGAGAAAGCACGTGCAAAAGGTTTTGCCGAAACTCTGCTCGGTCGCAGAAGATTTCTACGGAATATAAACAGCAATAATCGGGTCGTCAGGCAATTCGAGGAACGCGTGGCAATCAACATGCCGATTCAGGGAACTGCCGCCGATATGATTAAACTTGCTATGATCAAT belongs to Ignavibacteriales bacterium and includes:
- the polA gene encoding DNA polymerase I, coding for MSKKFVIIDAMALAYKAYFAFIRNPLLSSKGEPTSATFGFITQILKVLEDFKPDYISIAFDSKEKTFRHEKYENYKSSRQAMPDDLIPQFGRIKSIIEAMNIPLYILPRYEADDIVGTAVRKAEEHGLESFAVTPDKDYVQLVTDKVKIVKPGKSSEENIILDKQKVIDLYGFEPALMIDYLALIGDTSDDIPGVKGIGEKSATPLIQKFGTIENIYQHIEEIEKPAIKKKLIEGKENAFLSKDLATIHCQVPIEIDFEKAKFENPDFDKLREIFVDLEFKNLYNRLLKLYDASKENEKPIETISPDLKTINRDKTKYQLITSINEAKNLFFKLNSTELFVFDTETDGLDPFQLKLAGVSFSTKPGEGYFIAVNPFEGGSDLFNPINDERLSIKDFVKIFKPLLENSYIKKVCQNGKYDISVMRSIGIEVNNFYFDTMLASYIIDPDQKHGMDELAQKYLDYQPIPLSDLIGVKKDPAKIFEEEAEKLGEYSAEDADVTFRLFDILKKELEKENLIKVAYQVEFPLVPVLEEMEFNGIKVDEKVLNELSKDLSILMDNYSAEIFRLSGSKFNINSPKQLQEILFNKLQLAKGRKTKTGFSTDARSLEFLRGEHEIIDVLLNYRQVSKLKSTYADSLPNLINPKTGRIHTSYNQTVASTGRLSSIDPNLQNIPIRSELGKEIRKAFIPRDKNFTLLSADYSQIELRILAAICKDEGLMNAFKNGEDIHRSTAALVFMVPLQDVTPDMRRKAKEVNFGILYGIGPFGLKTRLGVTQQHAKEIIETYFNTFKRVKNYMDDSVEKARAKGFAETLLGRRRFLRNINSNNRVVRQFEERVAINMPIQGTAADMIKLAMINIHNEIKKQKMKSKMLLQVHDELLFDAHNSEVDDLKSLVKNLMENAMPMAVPILVEVGTGDNWLDAH